The following coding sequences are from one Thermostaphylospora chromogena window:
- a CDS encoding CHAT domain-containing protein, with amino-acid sequence MTDGLLIDLYLHGRLNPFQFTLLMLLPPLFALMALTTPAGLPRPFRTRPSTITVAAAVLYGAAPPITVAAFPLAYTFMPERLVATDGAPATPRTALIVALAMAPAVGFIPIGLACGLANATAAPVALRTEGVLRRLGTLAEDPDEADLAVIRRERERQDRLLGVRDLLRRRLQVILLVQRATLLRYLAADAATKEAFEAVAEIRRAFARLPAHRWRKLPLDGTLLLRRSVYGLVRLQAGRATSLGTSDSLAEAIDLLREMMRIDPQGAPVWRVLLAQYRIPYAFLAHDVTALHAGIADLRALLSDVDDIGEADPAQAEAILLLAQALLLRHRLAGGDAEAVQDSIALLRALPAFDGLRQERLWTLAYALAIDAGIRFDAAGYGEALVALDEAFAETPDDPAALDRVSSTALATVAAFLDLALVMAFPDLLGLDRDALNAVGWSGETVLDRLIEITEVFADVNPGMVSVQGLLNAIKSDRHGDPALAHRTMEALRGVVANPAAEISDRIMAARQAGTLAVRQGDWAAASADFGHAVRLLPRTLWRGQLSTDRYRVLSDLVGELACDAAAVELGNGAPERALEVLEQGRLVAWSQALHEEIDLEPFRGQAPDHVERLERALAEWARLVRGASAPADRRIALAAELDAAIADLSAAVGRDLAAGPRADELLAAGDEGPVVIVNASNFRRDALVIAERNLTVLPLPELDLDRLRDEVRELRDAVAKAERPGGGLPARLALEARIAHLLAWLWDAVAAPVLDLIGPADRVWWCPTGQLALLPLHAAGHHHAGDGRTVIDRVASSYALTLTSLLRARNRPPTGPAHRRLLAVAAPGTPPVVPLRHAAAEAAACRERVGDGTVLGGDAATREAVLGELSAHAWAHFACHGTAAGLLLAGDRPLTVLDVADLRLRHGELAVLSACHTAAGSASMPDEAMHLAGAMHMAGYRHVVGTLWTIPDTGRTATAFAGDLYDQLGDGTGQLDVSRTGPALHDVVRRLRDHDPRRLSTWASYVHIGP; translated from the coding sequence GTGACGGACGGACTGCTGATCGACCTGTACCTGCACGGGCGGTTGAACCCGTTCCAGTTCACCCTGCTGATGCTCCTGCCGCCGCTCTTCGCGCTCATGGCCCTGACGACGCCCGCGGGTCTTCCACGTCCGTTCCGGACGAGGCCGAGCACGATCACTGTCGCGGCGGCGGTTCTGTACGGCGCGGCGCCGCCGATCACGGTCGCCGCGTTCCCTCTGGCATACACCTTCATGCCGGAGCGTCTGGTCGCGACCGACGGGGCGCCGGCGACGCCGCGCACCGCCCTGATCGTCGCCCTCGCCATGGCGCCCGCCGTGGGGTTCATACCGATCGGCCTGGCGTGCGGGCTGGCCAATGCGACGGCGGCGCCCGTCGCGCTGCGCACCGAGGGCGTGCTGCGACGCCTGGGAACACTGGCGGAGGATCCGGACGAGGCCGATCTGGCGGTGATCCGGCGGGAGCGGGAACGCCAGGACCGGTTGCTCGGCGTACGCGACCTGCTGCGCCGCAGATTACAGGTGATCCTGCTGGTGCAGCGGGCGACGCTGCTGCGGTACCTCGCCGCCGACGCGGCGACCAAGGAGGCGTTCGAGGCGGTGGCCGAGATCCGCCGGGCCTTCGCACGGCTCCCCGCCCACCGCTGGCGGAAGCTGCCCCTCGACGGCACGCTCTTGCTGCGGAGATCGGTGTACGGACTGGTCCGGCTCCAGGCGGGACGGGCGACGAGCCTCGGCACCAGCGACTCCCTCGCCGAGGCGATCGACCTCCTCCGGGAGATGATGCGGATCGATCCGCAGGGCGCACCGGTCTGGCGGGTGCTGCTGGCGCAGTACCGGATCCCATACGCCTTCCTCGCCCACGACGTCACCGCGCTGCACGCCGGGATCGCAGACCTCCGGGCACTCCTGTCGGACGTCGACGACATCGGTGAAGCCGACCCGGCGCAGGCCGAGGCGATCCTCCTGCTCGCCCAGGCGCTGTTGCTGCGGCACCGCCTCGCCGGCGGCGACGCCGAGGCCGTACAGGACTCCATCGCCCTGCTGCGCGCCCTCCCAGCGTTCGACGGACTTCGCCAGGAGCGGCTGTGGACCCTGGCGTACGCCCTCGCGATCGACGCGGGCATCCGCTTCGACGCCGCAGGGTACGGCGAGGCGCTGGTCGCACTCGACGAGGCGTTCGCCGAGACACCCGACGACCCCGCAGCCCTGGACCGGGTGAGCAGCACCGCCCTGGCGACGGTCGCGGCGTTCCTCGACCTGGCGCTCGTGATGGCATTCCCGGACCTGCTCGGCCTGGACCGTGACGCGCTGAACGCCGTGGGGTGGAGCGGCGAGACGGTGCTCGACAGGCTGATCGAGATCACCGAGGTCTTCGCCGACGTCAACCCGGGGATGGTCTCCGTCCAGGGCCTGCTCAACGCGATCAAGTCGGACCGGCACGGGGACCCCGCCCTGGCCCACCGGACGATGGAGGCGCTGCGCGGCGTCGTGGCGAACCCCGCCGCGGAGATCTCGGACCGGATCATGGCGGCGCGGCAGGCGGGCACGCTGGCGGTGCGGCAGGGCGACTGGGCGGCCGCCTCCGCCGACTTCGGCCACGCCGTCCGGCTGCTGCCCCGGACGTTGTGGCGCGGTCAGCTCTCCACGGACCGGTATCGGGTGCTGTCGGACCTGGTCGGCGAACTCGCCTGCGACGCGGCCGCGGTGGAGCTGGGCAACGGCGCGCCGGAACGCGCGCTCGAGGTCCTGGAACAGGGCAGGCTCGTCGCCTGGTCGCAGGCGCTGCACGAGGAGATCGACCTGGAACCGTTCCGCGGGCAGGCCCCCGATCACGTCGAACGCTTGGAGCGGGCGCTGGCCGAATGGGCACGCCTCGTCAGGGGAGCGTCGGCACCCGCCGACCGGCGCATCGCGCTGGCCGCGGAACTCGACGCGGCCATCGCCGACCTGTCGGCCGCGGTGGGCCGGGACCTGGCGGCCGGGCCCCGGGCGGACGAGCTGCTGGCCGCCGGCGACGAGGGCCCGGTCGTCATCGTCAACGCGAGCAACTTCCGCCGCGACGCGCTCGTCATAGCCGAGCGGAACCTCACCGTGCTGCCGCTGCCGGAACTGGACCTCGACCGGTTGCGCGACGAGGTCCGCGAACTGCGCGACGCCGTCGCGAAGGCGGAGCGCCCCGGCGGCGGGCTGCCCGCCCGGCTGGCTCTGGAGGCGAGGATCGCGCACCTGCTGGCCTGGCTCTGGGACGCGGTCGCGGCCCCGGTGCTCGACCTGATCGGCCCCGCCGACCGCGTCTGGTGGTGTCCGACCGGCCAACTGGCGCTGCTGCCGCTGCACGCGGCCGGTCATCACCACGCCGGCGACGGCAGAACGGTCATCGACCGGGTGGCCTCCTCCTACGCGCTGACGCTCACCTCCCTGCTCCGGGCCCGGAACCGGCCGCCGACCGGCCCCGCGCACCGGCGGCTGCTGGCGGTCGCGGCGCCCGGCACGCCGCCGGTCGTACCGCTGCGGCACGCCGCGGCCGAGGCCGCGGCGTGCCGCGAACGCGTCGGCGACGGGACCGTCCTCGGCGGGGACGCGGCCACCCGGGAGGCCGTTCTCGGCGAGCTCTCCGCGCACGCCTGGGCGCACTTCGCCTGCCACGGGACCGCGGCAGGCCTGCTGCTCGCCGGCGACCGGCCGCTCACCGTGCTCGACGTCGCCGACCTGCGGTTACGCCACGGCGAACTGGCGGTGCTGTCCGCCTGCCACACCGCCGCGGGCAGCGCGTCGATGCCGGACGAGGCCATGCACCTGGCCGGAGCGATGCACATGGCGGGCTACCGCCACGTCGTGGGCACGCTCTGGACGATCCCCGACACCGGCCGAACCGCCACCGCCTTCGCCGGAGACCTATACGATCAACTCGGCGACGGGACGGGTCAGCTGGACGTGTCCCGTACCGGTCCCGCGCTGCACGACGTGGTCCGACGCCTACGCGACCATGACCCGCGTCGCCTGTCCACCTGGGCGTCCTATGTGCATATCGGCCCGTGA
- a CDS encoding flavin reductase family protein, producing the protein MTTVELGLRRVYGAYPTGVTAVAGLVGGRPVGIAASSFVPVSLTPPLVSVCVAHTSTTWPLLRDLPRIGISVLGAHQERIGRQLGARTGDRFSGVAWRSTADGCVFIEGAAAWFDCAIEQQIPSGDHDIVVFRVHDLDACADVAPLVFHASRFRRLT; encoded by the coding sequence ATGACCACGGTGGAACTCGGCCTGCGCCGCGTCTACGGCGCCTATCCGACGGGGGTGACGGCGGTGGCGGGCCTGGTCGGCGGCCGCCCGGTCGGCATCGCGGCGAGCTCGTTCGTCCCGGTGTCCCTGACCCCGCCGCTGGTGTCGGTGTGCGTGGCGCACACCTCGACGACCTGGCCGCTCCTGCGCGACCTGCCCCGGATCGGGATCAGCGTGCTGGGCGCGCATCAGGAGCGGATCGGACGGCAACTGGGGGCCCGCACCGGCGACCGGTTCAGCGGGGTCGCCTGGCGGTCGACCGCCGACGGCTGCGTGTTCATCGAAGGGGCGGCCGCCTGGTTCGACTGCGCCATCGAACAGCAGATCCCCTCCGGCGACCACGACATCGTGGTGTTCCGCGTCCACGACCTGGACGCCTGCGCCGACGTCGCCCCGCTGGTCTTCCACGCCAGCCGCTTCCGGCGGCTGACCTGA
- a CDS encoding LLM class flavin-dependent oxidoreductase, whose translation MTLAFHWFLPTYGDSRFIVGGGHGQRAGAASGDRRASIGYLSSIVRAAEEFGFTGALIPTGAWCEDAWLTAAMLARESERLAFLVAFRPGLISPTLAAQMAATFSAHAPGRLLLNVVTGGEAHEQRAYGDHLSKEERYARCAEFLAIVRRLWAGETVTARGAHLHVEAARLPTLPSPVPPLYFGGSSAAAGPVAAEHADVYLTWGEPVEAVARKIEWIRELAAARDRKIRFGIRLHVITRDTAEDAWRQAGLLLDALDEETVAAAQAGLARSESTGQQRMRELHERHRADGSWRDPRALEVAPNLWAGVGLVRGGAGTALVGDHAEVAERIAEYASLGIDEFILSGYPHLEELFWFGEGVLPHLVRRGLFPDLGGGSGGHVPFLPDGGSA comes from the coding sequence ATGACCTTGGCGTTCCACTGGTTCCTGCCCACCTATGGCGATTCGCGGTTCATCGTCGGCGGCGGCCACGGGCAGCGCGCCGGGGCCGCCTCCGGCGACCGGCGCGCCTCGATCGGCTACCTGTCCTCGATCGTCCGGGCGGCCGAGGAGTTCGGCTTCACCGGCGCGCTCATCCCCACCGGGGCGTGGTGCGAGGACGCCTGGCTCACCGCGGCGATGCTGGCGCGCGAGTCGGAACGGCTGGCGTTCCTGGTGGCCTTCCGCCCCGGTCTGATCAGCCCCACGCTCGCCGCGCAGATGGCCGCCACGTTCTCCGCGCACGCCCCGGGACGGCTGCTGCTCAACGTCGTCACCGGCGGCGAGGCCCACGAGCAGCGCGCCTACGGCGACCACCTGTCCAAGGAGGAGCGGTACGCGCGGTGCGCGGAGTTCCTGGCGATCGTGCGGCGGCTGTGGGCCGGTGAGACGGTCACCGCCCGCGGCGCCCACCTGCACGTGGAGGCCGCGCGGCTGCCGACGCTCCCCTCCCCGGTGCCGCCGCTGTACTTCGGCGGCTCGTCCGCCGCGGCCGGCCCGGTCGCCGCCGAGCACGCCGACGTCTACCTCACCTGGGGGGAGCCGGTGGAGGCGGTGGCCCGCAAGATCGAGTGGATCCGCGAGCTGGCCGCGGCCCGCGACCGGAAGATCCGCTTCGGCATCCGGCTGCACGTCATCACCCGGGACACCGCCGAGGACGCCTGGCGTCAGGCCGGGCTGCTGCTCGACGCGCTCGACGAGGAGACCGTGGCCGCCGCCCAGGCCGGGCTGGCCCGCAGCGAGTCCACCGGCCAGCAGCGCATGCGGGAGCTGCACGAACGCCACCGCGCCGACGGAAGCTGGCGCGACCCGCGCGCCCTGGAGGTGGCGCCGAACCTGTGGGCCGGGGTGGGCCTGGTCCGCGGCGGCGCGGGGACGGCGCTCGTCGGCGACCACGCCGAGGTCGCCGAGCGCATCGCCGAGTACGCGAGCCTCGGCATCGACGAGTTCATCCTGTCCGGATATCCGCACCTGGAAGAGCTGTTCTGGTTCGGCGAGGGCGTGCTGCCGCATCTGGTCCGCCGCGGGCTCTTCCCCGACCTCGGCGGCGGCAGCGGCGGCCACGTCCCCTTCCTCCCGGACGGAGGGTCGGCATGA
- a CDS encoding SfnB family sulfur acquisition oxidoreductase, whose amino-acid sequence MIRSDEEAKEVARKLAASFAEQADVRDRDRRLPAEEVEQLSVSGLLGITVPARYGGAEVSVATLTEVFRLLAAADASLAQIPHSHFVFLEALRLQGTEGQQARYFAEALAGARFANAQTERGGRTVTDDATTLRRRPGGGYVLDGEKFYSTGSLFAHWLVVRAVLAGEPPVGGAAPKALAYIRRDAPGVTVVDDWDGIGQRTTASGTVRLSGVLVADDQVVPYTPIFAGPTTYGARAQVLHAALDAGIARGAVDAAVAAVGRARPWFESGAATAAEDPLVAQQAGELEITVRSAEALLREAAAAIDAAEADLTEETTARASIATAVAKAAAARASLEASTVLFELGGTRSAAASLNLSRYWRDARTHTLHDPVRWKVQHIGRWLLSGTRPPRHGQL is encoded by the coding sequence GTGATCCGTTCCGATGAGGAGGCCAAAGAGGTCGCGCGCAAGCTGGCGGCCTCCTTCGCCGAGCAGGCCGACGTCCGCGACCGCGACCGGCGGCTGCCCGCTGAGGAGGTCGAGCAGCTGTCGGTGTCCGGGCTGCTCGGCATCACCGTCCCGGCCCGGTACGGCGGGGCCGAGGTGAGCGTGGCGACGCTGACCGAGGTGTTCCGGCTGCTCGCGGCGGCCGACGCCAGTCTGGCGCAGATCCCGCACAGCCACTTCGTGTTCCTGGAGGCGCTGCGCCTGCAGGGCACCGAGGGGCAGCAGGCGCGCTACTTCGCCGAGGCGCTCGCCGGGGCCCGCTTCGCCAACGCGCAGACCGAACGGGGCGGGCGCACGGTCACCGACGACGCCACGACGCTGCGCCGCCGGCCGGGCGGCGGGTACGTGCTGGACGGCGAGAAGTTCTACAGCACCGGTTCGCTGTTCGCGCACTGGCTGGTCGTGCGCGCCGTACTCGCCGGCGAGCCGCCGGTCGGCGGGGCCGCGCCCAAGGCGCTGGCCTACATCCGCCGGGACGCTCCGGGGGTCACCGTGGTGGACGACTGGGACGGCATCGGCCAGCGCACCACGGCCAGCGGCACGGTCCGGCTGTCCGGTGTGCTCGTCGCCGACGACCAGGTCGTGCCGTACACCCCGATTTTCGCCGGGCCGACCACGTACGGGGCGCGGGCGCAGGTGCTGCACGCGGCCCTGGACGCGGGCATCGCCCGGGGAGCGGTGGACGCGGCGGTCGCGGCGGTCGGCCGGGCGCGGCCCTGGTTCGAGAGCGGCGCGGCCACCGCGGCCGAGGACCCCCTGGTCGCGCAGCAGGCCGGGGAGCTGGAGATCACCGTGCGGAGCGCCGAGGCGCTGCTCCGGGAGGCCGCGGCGGCCATCGACGCCGCCGAAGCCGACCTCACCGAGGAGACGACCGCGCGGGCCTCCATAGCCACCGCCGTGGCGAAGGCGGCCGCGGCCCGCGCCTCGCTGGAGGCGTCGACGGTGCTGTTCGAGCTGGGCGGCACCCGCTCGGCCGCCGCCTCGCTCAACCTGTCCCGCTACTGGCGCGACGCGCGCACGCACACCCTGCACGACCCGGTCCGGTGGAAGGTCCAGCACATCGGGCGCTGGCTGCTGTCGGGCACGCGCCCGCCACGGCACGGACAGCTGTGA
- a CDS encoding acyl-CoA dehydrogenase family protein: MSVDTGQSTATGNAARFAAALDRADRVAAELRATAAERDRANQPPRAEIELLRRHDLLQVQEPVEYGGDGLSYAQAAQITRRIARGDTSIAHLVGYHYAQTRIAHLFGTPEQADELSRRNAEQKLFWGGVQNPRGGSKLVLTRDGDGFRLNGRRSFASGASLGDYLSVTALYEGELVFISLPAGREGFKALGDWDNMGQRLTDSGGVEFQDTRVERSEILGPDPITGRTFTPYQTLVTPHWQLAFVNFYIGTAEGALEEALDWTRRYAAPWETSGVERATDDPYILQTAGELRSEIRAAALLADRAGEALQAALDTGPSLTAEQRAEAAIAVYEAKYLTTKVSLEAASRLFEIQGARATTSAYGFDRHWRNLRTHTLHDPVAYKAREVGDWTLNRRAPEFSLYR, encoded by the coding sequence ATGTCCGTCGACACCGGCCAGTCCACCGCCACCGGCAACGCCGCGCGCTTCGCCGCGGCCCTCGACCGCGCCGACCGGGTCGCCGCCGAGCTGCGCGCCACCGCGGCCGAACGCGACCGCGCCAACCAGCCCCCGCGCGCCGAGATAGAACTGCTGCGCCGCCACGACCTGCTGCAGGTGCAAGAACCCGTCGAGTACGGCGGGGACGGCCTGTCGTACGCGCAGGCCGCCCAGATCACCCGGCGGATCGCGCGCGGGGACACCTCCATCGCGCACCTGGTCGGCTACCACTACGCGCAGACGCGGATCGCCCACCTGTTCGGCACCCCCGAACAGGCCGACGAACTGTCCCGGCGCAACGCCGAGCAGAAGCTGTTCTGGGGCGGGGTGCAGAACCCGCGCGGCGGCTCCAAGCTCGTCCTGACCCGCGACGGCGACGGCTTCCGGCTCAACGGCCGCCGCTCGTTCGCCTCCGGGGCGAGCCTCGGCGACTACCTCTCGGTGACCGCCCTCTACGAGGGCGAACTGGTCTTCATCTCCCTGCCCGCCGGCCGCGAGGGTTTCAAGGCGCTGGGCGACTGGGACAACATGGGCCAGCGTCTGACCGACTCCGGCGGCGTGGAGTTCCAGGACACCAGGGTGGAACGCTCCGAGATCCTCGGCCCCGACCCGATCACCGGCCGGACGTTCACCCCGTACCAGACGCTGGTCACCCCGCACTGGCAGCTGGCCTTCGTCAACTTCTACATCGGCACGGCCGAGGGCGCGCTGGAGGAGGCGCTGGACTGGACGCGCCGGTACGCGGCGCCGTGGGAGACCTCGGGCGTGGAGCGTGCCACCGACGACCCCTACATCCTGCAGACCGCCGGTGAGCTGCGCAGCGAGATCCGGGCCGCGGCGCTGCTCGCCGACCGCGCCGGGGAGGCGCTGCAGGCGGCGCTGGACACCGGCCCGTCGCTCACCGCCGAGCAGCGCGCCGAGGCCGCGATCGCCGTCTACGAGGCCAAGTACCTGACGACCAAGGTCTCTCTGGAGGCGGCGTCCCGGCTGTTCGAGATCCAGGGCGCGCGGGCGACCACCAGCGCGTACGGGTTCGACCGGCACTGGCGCAACCTGCGCACCCACACCCTTCACGACCCCGTCGCCTACAAGGCGCGCGAGGTCGGCGACTGGACGCTCAACCGGCGCGCGCCGGAATTCTCCCTCTACCGCTGA
- the sfnG gene encoding dimethylsulfone monooxygenase SfnG, whose product MQVGNTGNADPVKFAYWVPNVSGGLVVSKIEQRTDWSYDYNARLAVLAENNGFEYALTQVRYIASYGAAYQHESTSFSLALLLATKRLKVIAAIHPGLWHPGVLAKFMATADHLSGGRAAVNVVSGWFKDEFTKLGEPWLEHDERYRRSEEFIRVLREIWTSDHAEFNGDFYRLHDFDLKPKPVQLPGRPHPEIFQGGNSTRARLMAGRVSDWYFSNGRDFDGVVEQITDVRAEAALHGRQVRFGLNGFMIARDTEAEAREVLREIVAKADREAVEGFGAAVRQAGQSTSDKKGMWEDSTFEDLVQYNDGFRTGLIGTPEQIAERIVAYKRLGVDLFLLGFLHYLEEVEYFGKRVLPLVRELEAEDAARGEPARSGT is encoded by the coding sequence ATGCAAGTAGGAAATACAGGTAATGCGGATCCGGTGAAGTTCGCCTACTGGGTGCCCAACGTCAGCGGCGGACTGGTGGTCAGCAAGATCGAGCAGCGCACCGACTGGAGCTACGACTACAACGCCCGGCTCGCCGTGCTCGCCGAGAACAACGGCTTCGAGTACGCGCTCACCCAGGTGCGGTACATCGCCTCCTACGGCGCGGCCTACCAGCACGAGTCCACCAGCTTCAGCCTCGCGCTGCTGCTGGCGACCAAGCGGCTGAAGGTGATCGCCGCGATCCACCCGGGGCTGTGGCACCCGGGGGTGCTCGCCAAGTTCATGGCCACCGCCGACCACCTGTCAGGCGGGCGGGCCGCGGTGAACGTGGTCAGCGGCTGGTTCAAAGACGAGTTCACCAAGCTCGGCGAGCCGTGGCTGGAGCACGACGAGCGCTACCGGCGCAGCGAGGAGTTCATCCGGGTGCTGCGCGAGATCTGGACCTCCGACCACGCCGAGTTCAACGGCGACTTCTACCGCCTGCACGACTTCGACCTCAAGCCGAAGCCCGTCCAGCTGCCCGGCCGCCCGCACCCGGAGATCTTCCAGGGCGGCAACTCCACCCGCGCCCGGCTGATGGCCGGCCGCGTGTCGGACTGGTACTTCAGCAACGGCCGGGACTTCGACGGCGTGGTCGAGCAGATCACCGACGTGCGGGCCGAGGCGGCGCTGCACGGCCGGCAGGTGCGGTTCGGCCTCAACGGCTTCATGATCGCCCGGGATACCGAGGCCGAGGCCCGCGAGGTGCTGCGCGAGATCGTGGCCAAGGCCGACCGCGAGGCGGTCGAGGGCTTCGGCGCGGCCGTACGGCAGGCCGGCCAGTCGACCTCCGACAAGAAGGGCATGTGGGAGGACTCCACCTTCGAGGACCTGGTCCAGTACAACGACGGCTTCCGCACCGGGCTGATCGGCACCCCCGAGCAGATCGCCGAGCGCATCGTCGCCTACAAGCGCCTGGGCGTGGACCTGTTCCTGCTCGGCTTCCTGCACTACCTGGAGGAGGTCGAGTACTTCGGCAAGCGGGTGCTGCCGCTGGTGCGCGAGCTGGAGGCCGAGGACGCCGCCCGCGGCGAACCGGCGCGCTCCGGAACCTGA
- a CDS encoding LysR family transcriptional regulator, translating into MRIEQLEYLTAITRLGSMRRACEALHVSQPALSQTIGNLERELGVTLLERHRTGTRISSGGRELLPLITEVLDAVHRLRAAADAQARTRSMIRIGTVNAATVPLVAPAMREFHTAHPQTQVELVATQQADIYEALRGGGLDLGLINIMDGDDLPPDVAAVELLRGRAVVCCRTDSPLARLEAVPLDRMFGEPFIAMRSGYLMHRLIHRLTDGRPPAFAYSVDGAEMGKVMVAEGLGVTLLPDYSVTDDPLERSGLITHRPLAADAADVLLVAQYARTRHLPQPVRRLVRILKAQAARCRRER; encoded by the coding sequence ATGCGAATCGAACAGCTCGAATACCTCACCGCCATCACCCGCCTGGGGTCGATGCGCCGGGCCTGCGAGGCGCTGCACGTGTCCCAGCCGGCGCTGAGCCAGACGATCGGCAACCTCGAACGCGAACTCGGCGTCACCCTGCTCGAACGGCACCGCACCGGCACGCGCATCAGCTCCGGCGGGCGCGAACTGCTGCCGTTGATCACCGAGGTCCTGGACGCGGTGCACCGGCTGCGCGCGGCGGCCGACGCCCAGGCCAGGACGCGGAGCATGATCCGGATCGGCACGGTGAACGCCGCGACCGTGCCGCTGGTCGCCCCCGCCATGCGCGAGTTCCACACCGCCCACCCGCAGACCCAGGTCGAACTCGTCGCCACCCAGCAGGCCGACATCTACGAGGCGCTGCGCGGCGGCGGACTCGACCTCGGCCTCATCAACATCATGGACGGCGACGACCTGCCGCCGGACGTGGCGGCCGTCGAACTGCTGCGCGGGCGGGCCGTGGTGTGCTGCCGGACCGACAGCCCGCTGGCGCGGCTGGAGGCGGTGCCGCTCGACCGGATGTTCGGCGAGCCGTTCATCGCGATGCGCTCCGGCTACCTCATGCACCGCCTCATCCACCGCCTGACCGACGGACGGCCCCCGGCCTTCGCCTACTCCGTCGACGGCGCCGAGATGGGCAAGGTGATGGTCGCCGAAGGGCTCGGCGTCACGCTCCTGCCCGACTACAGCGTCACCGACGACCCCCTCGAACGCAGCGGCCTCATCACCCACCGCCCCCTCGCCGCCGACGCCGCGGACGTGCTCCTCGTCGCCCAGTACGCCCGCACCCGCCACCTGCCCCAGCCCGTCCGCCGGCTCGTGCGCATCCTGAAGGCCCAGGCCGCCCGCTGCCGCCGGGAGCGGTGA
- a CDS encoding response regulator: MTIQLLIADDQEMVRRGMRRILEQQPDMEVVGEAADGETAVELARRLRPDVALVDIRMPRLDGLEVTRRLAGPGAAVPVKVVVVTTFDLDEYVYPALRNGASGFLLKRSGPTLLVEGVRAAMAGDSLISPSVTVRLLRHITGKRRESGAVIEPLTEREIEIAGKVAEGKTNADIAAELFISPGTVKTHVASIQRKLGVRNRVGIAVRAWEMGYVTGPSLG, from the coding sequence ATGACGATCCAGTTGCTGATCGCCGATGACCAGGAGATGGTTCGCCGGGGCATGCGGCGCATTCTGGAGCAGCAGCCGGATATGGAGGTGGTCGGGGAGGCCGCCGACGGGGAGACCGCGGTGGAGCTCGCGCGGCGTCTGCGGCCCGACGTCGCGCTGGTGGACATCCGCATGCCTCGGCTGGACGGGCTGGAGGTGACTCGGCGGCTGGCCGGGCCCGGGGCGGCGGTGCCGGTCAAGGTTGTCGTGGTGACCACCTTCGATCTGGACGAGTACGTCTATCCGGCGCTGCGGAACGGGGCGTCCGGCTTTCTGCTCAAACGGTCAGGGCCGACGCTGCTCGTGGAAGGCGTCAGGGCGGCGATGGCGGGCGACAGTCTGATCAGCCCGTCCGTCACCGTGCGGCTGTTGCGGCACATCACCGGGAAGCGGCGGGAGTCGGGGGCGGTCATCGAACCGCTGACGGAACGCGAGATCGAGATCGCCGGCAAGGTGGCCGAGGGGAAGACCAACGCCGACATCGCCGCGGAGCTGTTCATTTCTCCGGGGACGGTGAAGACCCACGTCGCCAGCATTCAGCGGAAGCTCGGGGTGCGTAACCGCGTGGGCATCGCCGTTCGGGCGTGGGAGATGGGCTACGTCACCGGACCGTCGCTGGGCTGA